The following proteins are encoded in a genomic region of Streptomyces gobiensis:
- a CDS encoding ubiquinol-cytochrome C chaperone family protein, giving the protein MSDFTVSLAELRKLKKKLEESESQLEEALRRMEATGPKNLGKRSLDKACEDFEDSWEHGLSETKKRIKTLNEALPAIIKAYEKTEEEIKSGMDKSGG; this is encoded by the coding sequence ATGTCGGATTTCACGGTCAGTCTTGCAGAGCTGCGGAAACTGAAGAAGAAGCTGGAGGAGAGCGAGAGTCAGCTGGAAGAGGCGTTGCGTCGGATGGAGGCCACCGGACCGAAAAATCTAGGAAAGCGGTCACTAGATAAGGCGTGCGAGGACTTTGAGGACAGCTGGGAGCATGGCTTGAGCGAGACAAAGAAACGCATAAAGACGCTCAACGAGGCACTTCCGGCGATCATTAAGGCCTATGAGAAGACGGAAGAAGAGATTAAAAGTGGGATGGATAAGAGCGGCGGGTAA
- a CDS encoding putative T7SS-secreted protein — protein MTDEWSGLGFNPTPGHPRLATNLANNLKRTAKTLQSTHDLLDTLDKESSYWTGEASKKFSDKVADLPDYLKRAHDSLKAAGGELAKWSDALYDMKVKARHYEVDAKEAREKGEQAERDYRAARSHPDLQLVGQHFDTQTELDSAQHRVDVAQRKVATALKALGNANSKLKDLIDDAKVLERRHSDTAQDFADSIRKHADDHAPDGGILSGFKDWWDKHGGDLLTIAATAVGIAAIFVPVLAPLAIGLSLAAAGAHTYQYAKSGKDMWPPTSSNMGEWATVGGDLLGVVPGVGPAFKGAKAAISAGRSASSAARGASAVARATSTVSQATKTGAKHFSEFAKAANPSNRVIGGPIEFAAKRLGSSKAAAEMAADVTQAVVTAGLAAPTAMTLGNNSEALADKAVKGTVANNALVSAGMSVDPLQKIFSVARAL, from the coding sequence GTGACCGATGAGTGGAGCGGACTCGGCTTCAACCCGACCCCGGGCCATCCCAGGTTGGCAACCAACCTGGCTAACAATCTCAAGCGCACCGCCAAGACTCTCCAGAGCACCCACGACTTGTTGGATACGTTGGATAAGGAGAGTTCCTACTGGACTGGGGAAGCTTCCAAGAAATTTTCCGACAAGGTAGCCGATCTCCCCGACTACTTGAAGCGTGCGCACGACTCCCTGAAAGCTGCTGGAGGGGAACTGGCGAAATGGAGTGATGCGCTCTATGACATGAAAGTCAAGGCACGTCACTACGAGGTAGACGCCAAGGAGGCTAGGGAGAAGGGAGAGCAGGCAGAAAGAGATTACCGAGCAGCCCGTAGTCACCCTGATCTACAGTTGGTTGGTCAGCACTTCGATACCCAAACCGAGCTGGACAGCGCGCAGCACCGGGTCGACGTTGCCCAACGCAAGGTGGCAACCGCTCTCAAGGCCCTGGGTAATGCTAACAGCAAGCTGAAGGACCTGATCGACGACGCTAAGGTGTTGGAGCGCCGTCATTCAGATACAGCACAGGACTTCGCTGATAGTATCCGGAAACACGCGGATGACCACGCGCCTGATGGCGGGATCTTGTCGGGATTCAAGGATTGGTGGGACAAGCACGGCGGGGACCTACTCACCATCGCAGCCACGGCGGTCGGCATCGCCGCTATTTTTGTTCCCGTTTTGGCTCCGCTTGCGATTGGTCTCAGCCTGGCTGCCGCTGGTGCGCACACATATCAGTACGCCAAGAGTGGAAAAGATATGTGGCCACCGACGTCGAGCAATATGGGTGAATGGGCGACAGTTGGCGGTGACCTGCTTGGAGTCGTTCCCGGTGTAGGCCCCGCCTTCAAGGGTGCGAAGGCTGCCATCAGCGCAGGACGGTCTGCCTCCAGTGCGGCCCGTGGTGCAAGTGCGGTGGCTAGAGCCACCTCCACCGTGTCACAAGCAACCAAGACCGGGGCCAAGCACTTCAGTGAGTTCGCCAAGGCCGCGAACCCCTCAAACAGAGTCATCGGCGGACCAATCGAATTTGCCGCCAAGAGGCTAGGCTCGTCGAAGGCCGCCGCCGAAATGGCCGCCGATGTAACGCAAGCAGTCGTGACCGCAGGGCTTGCGGCGCCCACAGCCATGACGCTGGGGAACAATAGCGAAGCTCTTGCTGATAAGGCGGTAAAGGGAACTGTGGCCAACAACGCGTTGGTTAGCGCCGGTATGTCGGTCGATCCACTGCAAAAGATATTCTCTGTAGCTAGGGCTCTATGA
- a CDS encoding IS5 family transposase (programmed frameshift), whose product MSLTDAQWARIEPLLPDRTPKRGGRWRDHRQVIDAIAFKYRTGTPWMDLPEHFGSWKGAHNRLRKWAADGTWEKVFTALLAQADAEGDLDWVVAVDSTIVRAHQHAAGARPKGAPAGEPDDHALGRSRGGLTTKIHLAADSHCRPLAFVITPGQAGDAPAFPEVMARLRVPRPIGRPRITPDVILADKAYSSRAIRTHLRRRGIRAVIPQPADQAANRKRRGSRGGRPPAFDRDAYKRRNTVERCINRLKQWRGLATRYDKTATIYLAGLHLAAIFIWSAR is encoded by the exons GTGTCGTTGACTGATGCCCAGTGGGCACGGATCGAGCCGTTGTTGCCGGACCGGACTCCGAAGCGGGGCGGACGGTGGCGTGATCACCGCCAGGTGATCGACGCGATCGCGTTCAAGTACCGCACCGGGACACCGTGGATGGACCTGCCCGAGCACTTCGGGTCGTGGAAGGGCGCCCACAACCGCCTGCGGAAGTGGGCCGCCGACGGCACCTGGGAGAAGGTCTTCACCGCCCTGCTCGCCCAGGCCGACGCCGAAGGCGACCTCGACTGGGTCGTCGCGGTCGACTCCACCATCGTCCGAGCCCACCAGCACGCCGCCGGGGCCCGTC CAAAAGGGGCCCCGGCCGGCGAGCCGGACGACCATGCCCTCGGACGCTCCCGCGGCGGACTGACCACCAAGATCCACCTCGCCGCGGACAGCCACTGCCGGCCCCTGGCCTTCGTCATCACGCCTGGCCAGGCAGGTGACGCACCCGCATTCCCCGAGGTCATGGCCCGCTTACGGGTGCCCCGGCCAATCGGCCGGCCCAGGATCACGCCGGACGTGATCCTGGCCGACAAGGCCTACTCATCCCGCGCGATCCGGACCCATCTCCGTCGGCGCGGGATCCGGGCCGTGATCCCGCAGCCCGCCGACCAGGCCGCCAACCGCAAACGCCGCGGCAGCCGCGGCGGCAGACCACCAGCCTTCGACCGCGACGCCTACAAGCGGCGCAACACGGTCGAGCGCTGCATCAACAGACTCAAGCAATGGCGCGGCCTGGCCACCCGCTACGACAAGACCGCCACCATCTACCTCGCCGGACTCCACCTCGCCGCCATCTTCATCTGGTCAGCGAGATGA